The following DNA comes from bacterium.
CTCACCGAGCCGGGCGCCGGTTCGGACGCCGGCTCGCTGCGCACGCGCGCGGTGTGGGATCCGGAGAAGCAGGCGTTCCGGCTCAACGGCAACAAGATCTGGATCACCAACGGCGGCTACGCCGACGTCTTCACCGTCTTCGCCCGCGCCGAGGGCGGCCCCGTCGGCGACGCGAAGGGCGTGACCGGCTTCGTCGTCGAGCGCGGCCAGGCCGGGTTCACCAACGGCCCCTCGGAGCACAAGCTGGGCATCCGCGGCAGCTCGACGACCGAGCTCGCCTTCGACGACGTGCTCGTTCCGGCCGACCGGATCGTCGGCACCCCCGGGGACGGCTTCGGCATGGCCACGCGGACCCTCGAGACCGGCCGCCTCTCGCTCGGCGCCGGCTGCACCGGCGCGGCGAAGGAGCTGATCCGCCTCGCCTCGCGCCACGCGCAGGAGCGGGTGCAGTTCCGCAAGCCGATCCTCGAGTTCGGCATGATCCGCGAGAAGCTCGGCCGGATGACCTCCGACACCTACGGCGCGGAGTCGATGGTCTACCTGACCGCCGGCCTCGTGGACCGCGGCGGGATCGACCTGTCGGTCGAGGCGGGCTACTGCAAGGTCTTCGGCAGCGAGCACCTCTGGCGCGCGGTCAACGACGCGGTGCAGACCGTCGGCGGCATCGGCTACATGGTCGAGTACCCGTACGAGCGGCACCTGCGCGACGCGCGGATCAACCTGATCTTCGAAGGGACCAACGAGATCCTGCGCCTCGCCTCCACGCTCGACGGGCTGAAGGAGCCGGGACGCCGGGCGACGGAAGAGATGCGCGCGGCGAAGGCCGCGCTCGGCGCGCAGGTCATGGAGCGCGCGGAGGGAGGCGAGGGGATCGTCCCGGTTCCCGCGCCGCGCTGGATCGCCGAACCGCTCGCCGCGCAGGGGGAGGCGTTCGCCGCGTCGCTCGCGCTCTTCGCCGCGACGGTGCGCCGCGTGATGAAGAAGTACCGCCGCGCGATCCTCGGCCAGGAGTACACGCTGCGCCGCATCGCCGACGCCGCGATGCGGGTCTACGCGATGGCGGCGACGCTCTCGCGCGCGACGATGCGCGTCGAGGCCCGCGGCGCCGAAGGCGCGCGCCGCGACATCATCCTCGCCAGCCGCTTCGTGGACGACTCGGCGGCGCAGGTGCGGCGCGAGCTCGAGGACATCGACGCGCTGCGCGACCGCCTCGACGACGAGATCGCCGAGATCCTGCGGGACGAAGGGCGCTACTTCGCGCCGCTGCACTGACCCGCCGGGGCGAAATCGGCCGCCCTCGTTTTCGCGGCCGTTCGCGGGGATTCCGGACCATTCAACGACAGGGGCCGCCTTCGGGCGGCCCTTTTTCGTCGCGCTGCGCGCGGCGCGACTCGCCGTATGTTTCCGCCCCGGCGGAGACGGACACGCCGCCGCGCGAGAGGCGCCGATGGATCTGCTGCAAGGGAAGGCCGGCCTGATCTTCGGGGTGGCCAACGAGCGGTCGTACGCCTGGCACATCGCCAAGGCCCTTCACGACAACGGCGCGCAGTGCGCCTTCGCCTCGCTCCCCGGCGAGAAGAACGAGGCGCGGGCGCGCTTCGCCATCGAGGCGCTCGGCCTGCCCGACCCGTGGCTGCGCCCCTGCGACGTGTCGCGGGACGAGGACCTGGACCGGGTCTTCGCCGACTACGCCCGCGACCATCGCCGCCTCGACTTCCTCGTCCATTCCGTGGCCTTCGCGGACCGCGAGTGGCTGGCGCCCGGGCGGTTCGTCGGCACGCCGCGCGACGTCTTCCACGGCGCGCTCGACGTCTCCGCCTACTCGCTCGTCGCGATGGCGCGGCGCGCCGCGGAGCAGATGTCGGCGAACGGCGGCGGCTCGATCTTCGCCCTCACCTACTACGGCGCGGAGAAGGTCGTTCCCGGCTACAACGTGATGGGGGTCGCCAAGGCGGCGCTGGAGTGCTCGGTGCGCTACCTCGCCCACGATCTCGGGCCGCGCGGGATCAGGGTCAACGCGATTTCGGGCGGGCCGCTCAAGACGCTGGCCGCGGCGGGAATCGGCGGCTTCAAGGAGATCCTCGCCCGCAACGAACGCCGCGCGCCGCTCGGCCGCGCGGTCGAGGGGGGCGACGTCGGCGGCGCCGCGGTCTTCCTGGCCGGCGATCTGTCGCGCGGCGTGACCGCGGAGACGCTCTACGTGGACTGCGGCGCGAACGCGCTGGGGGTCTAGCGTCGCGGACCGGCGGAAGGGACGCGTTCCGGCGCGGGGCCGCCGCGCGTTCCGCAGAAGGGGGTTTGCGCGTACTTTCTCGATGGACGCTCGGAGCGGACGATGCATCAACTGACGGTCAAGGGGCGGCCCGACGAAGGCTATCTGCTGCTCGTCGACTTTCTCGACGCGGATGCGGCGGCGGGCTGGTTCCCCATCGGCGACGCGGTCATGGGGGGCGCGTCGAAGTGCGAACTCGTTCCCGGTCCCGCCGGCGCCACGTTGTTCCGCGGCTTCGTTTCGCTCGCCAACCACGGCGGCTACGCCTCGGTGCGCAGCCCCGCGTTCGCGTTCGACCTGGCCGGCTTCGAGGGGGTCGCGCTGCGCGTGCGCGGCGACGGCAAGCGGTACAAGCTCAACCTCAAGGTCGCGGCGGAGTTCGACGCCCTGCAGTACCAGGCGGCGTTCGAGACGCCCAACAACGCGTGGATCACGGTGAAGCTGCCGTTCGCGGCGTTCGTTCCCGTCTATCACGGGAAGCTCGTGCCGGACGCGCCGCCGCTCGACCGCTCGGCGATCCGCTCCTTCGGCTTCGTCATCGCCGACCGGCAGTGGGGCTTCTTCCAGCTGGAGCTCGCGTCGATCTCCGTCTACCGCTGAGGGCCCGCGCGACGGGGCGCGGCGCGGCGCGTCACCGCGGCCGGCGCCAGCGCGTCCGCGCGAGCGCGAGCTCGACGCCGTCCTCGGCGCGGACGAGTCGGTGCAGGCCGATCGTCTCCGCGCCGTCCTCGTCCTCGCGCAGCTCGAGCTCGCCGCGCAGGCGGTCCCCCAAGTGGGCCTCGGCGCGGAAGTCGACGCCGAACTCCGCCAGCTCGCGCGACGCGCGCAGGTCGGGCGGGATGCAGTCGAGCGCCCAGCCGACGTAGCAGGCGTTGTTCGCGTGGCGGTTCACGTCGATGTCGTCGTACCGCACGGCGAACTCGCCCGCCTCCGCGCCGTCCCGCGGGCGACCGAGCGGGTCGAGCGCGCCGTCGAGCGCGCGCGGCCTGTCCGGCTTTTCAGTGGCCCGGACGCTGGCCGGCAGACGAACCGGCCGGCGGGTCGCGACGTCGAGCACCATCCACAGACTCGTCGCCTCGCCGATCCGCCGGCCCGCGCCGTCCTCGAGCAGGAAGTCGCGCGTCGCGACGAGCCCGCTTCCGCTCGACGGCCAGGTCTCGATCGCCAGCGTCTCCTTCCACGTCGGCCACGCGTCGATCGAGACGCGCAGCCGCGCGAGGACCCACGTGAGGCCCTGCTGCATCAGGTCTTCGATCGCGAAGCCGAGCTTCACGGCGCCGTTGCCGGCGGTCTCGGAGAGCAGGCGCGCCAGCGCGGCGCCGGACAAACGGCCCGACGGCTCGACTTCGGCGGCGCGGACGACGTAGCTGTCGCGGACGACGGAAGGGTGATCGATCACGTTCGGCTCCGGGCGCGCGCTCTCCTCAGCGCGCCGCTCCGGGCGCCGCGGGCCGGTTGACGACCAGCGCGACGTCCATCTTGGAAAGGTCGCGGCGCTCCAGGATCGTGAGCCGCGACAGCAGTTTGGGCGGCAGCGCGCGCCGCGCGTCCCGCCAGCTGACCACCGCGAACGCCTCCTCGGCGCGCCCGAGGTGGGCGGCGAGCGCCTGCGCGTCGTCGGTCTCCTTGGTGTAGAAGCCGCGCCCGTAGTACGAGAGCGCCTCCGGCACGTTGCTCAGGTCGAACGCGAGGACCTCGCCGCCCGCGGCGCGGTACTTCTCCGTTTCGGCGCGCGC
Coding sequences within:
- a CDS encoding CIA30 family protein, with amino-acid sequence MHQLTVKGRPDEGYLLLVDFLDADAAAGWFPIGDAVMGGASKCELVPGPAGATLFRGFVSLANHGGYASVRSPAFAFDLAGFEGVALRVRGDGKRYKLNLKVAAEFDALQYQAAFETPNNAWITVKLPFAAFVPVYHGKLVPDAPPLDRSAIRSFGFVIADRQWGFFQLELASISVYR
- a CDS encoding acyl-ACP thioesterase; translated protein: MIDHPSVVRDSYVVRAAEVEPSGRLSGAALARLLSETAGNGAVKLGFAIEDLMQQGLTWVLARLRVSIDAWPTWKETLAIETWPSSGSGLVATRDFLLEDGAGRRIGEATSLWMVLDVATRRPVRLPASVRATEKPDRPRALDGALDPLGRPRDGAEAGEFAVRYDDIDVNRHANNACYVGWALDCIPPDLRASRELAEFGVDFRAEAHLGDRLRGELELREDEDGAETIGLHRLVRAEDGVELALARTRWRRPR
- a CDS encoding acyl-CoA dehydrogenase family protein translates to MSEEKSVETTACRGLFVGELQDESFYPFPTQGDEEKEQADLTCEAFRDWAKDNLDATAIDREQEIPAEVRAALAEMGILGMTIPEEYGGYGFGATSYCRVMEEVTRADASLSVFVGAHLSIGSKPLVLFGSEELKKKYLPDIAAGTKLCAFALTEPGAGSDAGSLRTRAVWDPEKQAFRLNGNKIWITNGGYADVFTVFARAEGGPVGDAKGVTGFVVERGQAGFTNGPSEHKLGIRGSSTTELAFDDVLVPADRIVGTPGDGFGMATRTLETGRLSLGAGCTGAAKELIRLASRHAQERVQFRKPILEFGMIREKLGRMTSDTYGAESMVYLTAGLVDRGGIDLSVEAGYCKVFGSEHLWRAVNDAVQTVGGIGYMVEYPYERHLRDARINLIFEGTNEILRLASTLDGLKEPGRRATEEMRAAKAALGAQVMERAEGGEGIVPVPAPRWIAEPLAAQGEAFAASLALFAATVRRVMKKYRRAILGQEYTLRRIADAAMRVYAMAATLSRATMRVEARGAEGARRDIILASRFVDDSAAQVRRELEDIDALRDRLDDEIAEILRDEGRYFAPLH
- a CDS encoding enoyl-ACP reductase, translating into MDLLQGKAGLIFGVANERSYAWHIAKALHDNGAQCAFASLPGEKNEARARFAIEALGLPDPWLRPCDVSRDEDLDRVFADYARDHRRLDFLVHSVAFADREWLAPGRFVGTPRDVFHGALDVSAYSLVAMARRAAEQMSANGGGSIFALTYYGAEKVVPGYNVMGVAKAALECSVRYLAHDLGPRGIRVNAISGGPLKTLAAAGIGGFKEILARNERRAPLGRAVEGGDVGGAAVFLAGDLSRGVTAETLYVDCGANALGV